The Centroberyx gerrardi isolate f3 chromosome 7, fCenGer3.hap1.cur.20231027, whole genome shotgun sequence genome contains a region encoding:
- the tmem220 gene encoding transmembrane protein 220 — MGEVCTEKKTKTWLFVVWQVCNLFMSLFFALATYVQINDPDAGLWMVGYGVPAALCLFIGLKPHVTESLPWRRLADLHVMISSAVICMLGWTLYKGRITDIFQQEEGREFSGLMLTVVWLLLCRHSGRSPVGTLRVSTAVAITVFPFVAWLYYYINKELRSNWPSHCKTAI, encoded by the exons ATGGGGGAAGTTTGTACAGAGAAGAAAACCAAAACATggctttttgttgtttggcaAGTGTGCAATCTGTTCATGTCTCTGTTCTTCGCTCTTGCAACGTATGTGCAG ATCAATGATCCCGATGCAGGGTTATGGATG GTTGGTTATGGTGTTCCTGCAGctctctgtttatttattgGCCTGAAACCTCATGTGACAG AGTCTTTGCCCTGGAGGAGACTGGCTGATCTCCATGTGATGATTTCCAGCGCTGTCATCTGCATGCTGGGATGGACACTTTATAAAGGCCGAATTACAGATATCTTCCAACAGGAGGAGGGCAG AGAGTTTTCTGGTCTCATGTTGACGGTTGTTTGGCTTCTGCTGTGTCGTCACTCTGGAAG GAGTCCTGTTGGGACGCTCAGAGTTTCAACAGCTGTTGCCATCACCGTCTTCCCCTTTGTCGCCTGGCTTTACTACTACATCAACAAGGAGCTGAGATCCAACTGGCCTTCCCATTGTAAAACTGCTATTTAG
- the map2k4a gene encoding dual specificity mitogen-activated protein kinase kinase 4a isoform X1, with translation MEFKHTTMATPSPNNSTTSSSHNSSNNAGSAAHHHHQSQSQHITTMSSMQESNTCWRCQSETGFQINLSGAPPSKRKALKLNFANPPIKSTTRFTLNTAGPPFQNPHIERLRTHSIESSGKLKISPEQHCDFTAEDLKDLGEIGRGAYGSVNKMVHKPSNQIMAVKRIRSTVDEKEQKQLLMDLDVVMRSSDCPYIVQFYGALFREGDCWICMELMSTSFDKFYKYVYCSLDDVIPEEILGKITLATVKALNHLKENLKIIHRDIKPSNILLDRNGNIKLCDFGISGQLVDSIAKTRDAGCRPYMAPERIDPSASRQGYDVRSDVWSLGITLYELATGRFPYPKWNSVFDQLTQVVKGDPPQLSNSEERRFSPKFIAFVNLCLTKDESKRPKYKELLKHPFIQMYEERSVDVASYVCRILDQMPASPSSPMYVD, from the exons ATGGaattcaaacacacaacaatGGCGACTCCCAGTCCTAACAACTCAACAACATCCAGCAgccacaacagcagcaataacGCAGGATCTGCAGCACACCACCATCACCAATCCCAATCTCAACACATAACGACAATGAGCAGCATGCAGG AATCCAACACCTGCTGGAGATGTCAGAGTGAAACAG GGTTTCAGATAAACCTGTCTGGAGCTCCCCCAA GTAAACGCAAAGCCCTGAAGTTGAACTTTGCCAACCCGCCGATCAAATCCACGACTCGATTCACGCTGAATACGGCGGGGCCGCCCTTCCAGAACCCGCACAT AGAGCGGCTGAGGACACACAGTATCGAGTCGTCAGGAAAGCTGAAAATCTCCCCGGAGCAGCACTGCGACTTCACGGCCGAGGATCTCAAAGACCTGGGCGAGATCGGGCGAGGAGCGTACGGCTCGGTCAACAAGATGGTGCACAAGCCGAGTAACCAGATCATGGCAGTCAAG AGAATTAGATCAACAGTCGATGAAAAGGAACAAAAGCAGCTGCTAATGGACTTAGACGTGGTCATGAGAAGTAGTGACTGTCCCTACATTGTACAGTTTTATGGTGCTCTGTTCAGAGAG GGCGACTGTTGGATATGTATGGAACTTATGTCTACCTCCTTTGACAAATTCTACAAATATGTATATTGCTCATTAGACGACGTGATTCCAGAAGAAATATTAGGCAAAATAACATTAGCT ACTGTGAAAGCACTTAACCACTTAAAAGAAAACTTGAAAATAATACACAGAG atATTAAGCCGTCTAACATCCTCCTGGACAGGAATGGGAACATAAAGCTGTGTGATTTTGGCATCAGCGGTCAGCTAGTGGACTCTATCGCCAAAACCAGAGATGCAGGGTGCAGACCATACATGGCA CCAGAGAGAATAGACCCCAGTGCGTCCAGGCAAGGCTACGACGTGCGATCAGATGTATGGAGTTTGGGAATCACACTG TATGAGCTGGCCACAGGGCGGTTCCCCTATCCCAAGTGGAACAGTGTGTTTGACCAGTTGACCCAGGTGGTGAAGGGAGACCCTCCGCAACTCAGCAACTCAGAGGAGAGGCGCTTCTCTCCCAAATTCATCGCCTTTGTCAATCTGTG CCTTACAAAGGATGAGTCAAAAAGGCCAAAGTACAAAGAGCTGCTG AAACACCCGTTCATTCAGATGTACGAGGAGCGCTCTGTCGATGTAGCCAGCTACGTCTGCAGGATCCTGGATCAGATGCCGGCCTCCCCCAGCTCACCCATGTATGTGGATTGA
- the map2k4a gene encoding dual specificity mitogen-activated protein kinase kinase 4a isoform X2, whose protein sequence is MEFKHTTMATPSPNNSTTSSSHNSSNNAGSAAHHHHQSQSQHITTMSSMQESNTCWRCQSETGKRKALKLNFANPPIKSTTRFTLNTAGPPFQNPHIERLRTHSIESSGKLKISPEQHCDFTAEDLKDLGEIGRGAYGSVNKMVHKPSNQIMAVKRIRSTVDEKEQKQLLMDLDVVMRSSDCPYIVQFYGALFREGDCWICMELMSTSFDKFYKYVYCSLDDVIPEEILGKITLATVKALNHLKENLKIIHRDIKPSNILLDRNGNIKLCDFGISGQLVDSIAKTRDAGCRPYMAPERIDPSASRQGYDVRSDVWSLGITLYELATGRFPYPKWNSVFDQLTQVVKGDPPQLSNSEERRFSPKFIAFVNLCLTKDESKRPKYKELLKHPFIQMYEERSVDVASYVCRILDQMPASPSSPMYVD, encoded by the exons ATGGaattcaaacacacaacaatGGCGACTCCCAGTCCTAACAACTCAACAACATCCAGCAgccacaacagcagcaataacGCAGGATCTGCAGCACACCACCATCACCAATCCCAATCTCAACACATAACGACAATGAGCAGCATGCAGG AATCCAACACCTGCTGGAGATGTCAGAGTGAAACAG GTAAACGCAAAGCCCTGAAGTTGAACTTTGCCAACCCGCCGATCAAATCCACGACTCGATTCACGCTGAATACGGCGGGGCCGCCCTTCCAGAACCCGCACAT AGAGCGGCTGAGGACACACAGTATCGAGTCGTCAGGAAAGCTGAAAATCTCCCCGGAGCAGCACTGCGACTTCACGGCCGAGGATCTCAAAGACCTGGGCGAGATCGGGCGAGGAGCGTACGGCTCGGTCAACAAGATGGTGCACAAGCCGAGTAACCAGATCATGGCAGTCAAG AGAATTAGATCAACAGTCGATGAAAAGGAACAAAAGCAGCTGCTAATGGACTTAGACGTGGTCATGAGAAGTAGTGACTGTCCCTACATTGTACAGTTTTATGGTGCTCTGTTCAGAGAG GGCGACTGTTGGATATGTATGGAACTTATGTCTACCTCCTTTGACAAATTCTACAAATATGTATATTGCTCATTAGACGACGTGATTCCAGAAGAAATATTAGGCAAAATAACATTAGCT ACTGTGAAAGCACTTAACCACTTAAAAGAAAACTTGAAAATAATACACAGAG atATTAAGCCGTCTAACATCCTCCTGGACAGGAATGGGAACATAAAGCTGTGTGATTTTGGCATCAGCGGTCAGCTAGTGGACTCTATCGCCAAAACCAGAGATGCAGGGTGCAGACCATACATGGCA CCAGAGAGAATAGACCCCAGTGCGTCCAGGCAAGGCTACGACGTGCGATCAGATGTATGGAGTTTGGGAATCACACTG TATGAGCTGGCCACAGGGCGGTTCCCCTATCCCAAGTGGAACAGTGTGTTTGACCAGTTGACCCAGGTGGTGAAGGGAGACCCTCCGCAACTCAGCAACTCAGAGGAGAGGCGCTTCTCTCCCAAATTCATCGCCTTTGTCAATCTGTG CCTTACAAAGGATGAGTCAAAAAGGCCAAAGTACAAAGAGCTGCTG AAACACCCGTTCATTCAGATGTACGAGGAGCGCTCTGTCGATGTAGCCAGCTACGTCTGCAGGATCCTGGATCAGATGCCGGCCTCCCCCAGCTCACCCATGTATGTGGATTGA